From Micromonospora sp. NBC_01699, a single genomic window includes:
- a CDS encoding RelA/SpoT family protein, whose translation MDVDAGHGAALGGAQTTRPGELPLTRRLRSLLSWAPAEDDPVTQLARSHRSIHPSADTVVLRRGYTIAENMHRGQFRKSGEPYITHPLAVAQICADLGMDTTTLVAALLHDTVEDTRYTLQALTDEFGPEVAHLVDGVTKFDKAFYGKAAEAETIRKMIIAAGKDVRVLIIKLADRLHNMRTLGVRSPASRARIARGTLDVLVPLCDRLGIQALKRELDDVVLMHLEPEQYSRIEEHVNNRPRWASYLQDVVGRARVVLRRNRLVSMVEARPRHYYSIWKDTVAGEHSIPFDLPRIAIVVDGPDTDCYAALGAIHGLWRPVAGRFKDFIASPKNNLYRSLHTTVIGPEERTVEVLIRTKAMHQSAEYGIAAEFRFPQSGGSGSGGSSGSGSNVDQLDWLRRVLDWEQETSDSAQFLQSLRGDLAESQIQVFAEGRQIVLPDGSTPVDLAYELSIHKGDHCLAAKINGRLVPLASPLDDGDVVEIFTEADGHGDLDVPTEPSGPRREWLEFVKSPHAQMQINRFFAEHQEPGISIADKVRLGRATIGLTLRKHDRGLANDLPLRRLSEELGYPDLETLLVAVVDRAIEPDLVVDRLIALVDQPE comes from the coding sequence GTGGACGTCGACGCCGGACACGGCGCCGCTCTCGGAGGCGCCCAGACGACCCGGCCGGGTGAGTTACCGCTGACCAGACGGTTGCGTTCGCTGCTGTCCTGGGCCCCGGCGGAGGACGACCCGGTGACCCAGTTGGCCCGCAGCCATCGCAGCATTCACCCGAGTGCCGACACTGTGGTCCTCCGCCGGGGCTACACGATCGCGGAGAACATGCACCGGGGGCAGTTCCGCAAGAGCGGCGAGCCCTACATCACGCATCCGCTGGCGGTCGCGCAGATCTGCGCCGACCTGGGCATGGACACCACCACCCTGGTCGCGGCGCTGCTGCACGACACAGTGGAGGACACCCGCTACACGCTCCAGGCGTTGACCGACGAGTTCGGCCCCGAGGTGGCGCACCTGGTCGACGGGGTGACCAAGTTCGACAAGGCGTTCTACGGCAAGGCCGCCGAGGCGGAGACCATCCGCAAGATGATCATCGCGGCCGGCAAGGACGTCCGGGTGCTGATCATCAAGCTGGCCGACCGACTGCACAACATGCGTACGCTCGGGGTCCGTTCGCCCGCATCCAGGGCCCGGATCGCCCGCGGCACCCTGGACGTGCTGGTCCCGCTCTGCGACCGGCTGGGCATCCAGGCGCTCAAGCGCGAGCTCGACGACGTGGTGCTGATGCACCTGGAACCCGAGCAATACTCTCGGATCGAGGAGCACGTCAACAACCGTCCACGGTGGGCGAGCTACCTCCAGGACGTGGTCGGCCGGGCTCGGGTGGTGCTGCGCCGCAACCGGCTGGTCAGCATGGTCGAGGCGCGCCCCCGGCACTACTACTCGATCTGGAAGGACACCGTCGCCGGGGAGCACTCGATCCCGTTCGACCTGCCCCGGATCGCCATCGTGGTGGACGGTCCGGACACCGACTGTTACGCCGCACTGGGCGCCATCCACGGCCTGTGGCGGCCGGTCGCTGGCCGGTTCAAGGACTTCATCGCCTCGCCGAAGAACAACCTCTACCGCTCCCTGCACACCACCGTCATCGGCCCGGAGGAACGCACGGTCGAGGTGCTGATCCGGACCAAGGCCATGCACCAGTCCGCCGAGTACGGCATCGCCGCCGAGTTCCGGTTCCCGCAGTCCGGCGGCAGCGGCAGCGGCGGTAGCAGTGGTAGCGGCTCCAACGTCGACCAGCTCGACTGGCTGCGCCGGGTGCTCGACTGGGAGCAGGAAACCTCGGACTCGGCGCAGTTCCTCCAGTCGCTGCGCGGCGACCTCGCCGAGAGCCAGATCCAGGTCTTCGCCGAGGGCCGCCAGATCGTGTTGCCGGACGGCTCCACCCCGGTCGACCTGGCCTACGAGCTGAGCATCCACAAGGGCGACCACTGTCTCGCCGCGAAGATCAACGGGCGGTTGGTGCCGCTGGCCTCCCCGCTCGACGACGGCGACGTGGTCGAGATCTTCACCGAGGCGGACGGGCACGGCGACCTCGACGTACCGACCGAGCCGTCCGGGCCGCGCCGGGAGTGGCTGGAGTTCGTCAAGTCCCCGCACGCCCAAATGCAGATCAACCGGTTCTTCGCCGAACACCAGGAGCCGGGCATCTCGATCGCGGACAAGGTACGCCTCGGCCGCGCGACCATCGGGCTGACCCTGCGAAAGCACGATCGGGGCCTGGCCAACGACCTGCCGCTGCGCCGGCTCTCCGAGGAGCTCGGCTATCCCGACCTCGAAACCCTGCTGGTCGCCGTGGTCGACCGGGCGATCGAGCCGGACCTGGTGGTCGACCGGCTGATCGCCCTGGTCGACCAGCCCGAGTGA
- a CDS encoding nucleotidyltransferase family protein, whose protein sequence is MSGVPADVCAIILAAGEGTRLRPLTEHVPKALCPIGNVPLLERALDRVAALGFTGPDRLAVNACYLGDQVVRQVGGRAHLSVEPGAPLGTAGGVANLRDWIDGRGVLVGNADSYLADPDAVPGPDIAALLADWDGRTVRLLGQPLKNPSDPYGFAGHRFAGFSLLPWHYVRDLPVVPAELVRAVWRPAEAAGELTVVPYAGTYLDTGTPGDYLAANLHAAGGGSLVDPTATVTGGLDRAVIGAGAEIRGTVRRSVVWPGGVVAQGECLVDAVRVGHELTVTVGDPLA, encoded by the coding sequence ATGAGCGGCGTACCGGCCGACGTCTGCGCGATCATCCTGGCCGCAGGTGAGGGCACCCGGCTGCGGCCGCTGACCGAGCACGTGCCGAAGGCGCTCTGCCCGATCGGCAACGTACCGCTGCTGGAACGGGCGTTGGACCGGGTGGCCGCGCTCGGCTTCACCGGCCCCGACCGGCTCGCGGTCAACGCCTGCTATCTCGGCGACCAGGTGGTCCGGCAGGTCGGCGGGCGGGCCCACCTCTCGGTCGAGCCCGGTGCACCGCTCGGCACCGCCGGTGGGGTGGCGAACCTGCGCGACTGGATCGACGGGCGGGGCGTGCTGGTCGGCAACGCCGACAGCTACCTGGCCGACCCCGATGCCGTACCGGGGCCGGACATCGCCGCGCTGCTCGCCGACTGGGACGGCCGGACCGTACGCCTGCTCGGGCAACCACTGAAAAACCCGAGCGACCCGTACGGCTTCGCCGGTCACCGGTTCGCCGGCTTCTCGCTGCTGCCCTGGCACTACGTACGCGACCTGCCGGTGGTGCCGGCCGAACTGGTCCGGGCGGTGTGGCGGCCGGCCGAGGCTGCCGGTGAGCTGACCGTGGTCCCGTACGCCGGAACGTACCTGGACACCGGCACGCCCGGCGACTACCTGGCGGCGAACCTGCACGCCGCCGGTGGCGGCAGCCTGGTCGATCCGACCGCGACGGTGACCGGCGGGCTCGACCGGGCGGTGATCGGTGCCGGCGCCGAGATACGCGGCACCGTACGCCGGTCGGTGGTCTGGCCCGGCGGCGTGGTGGCGCAGGGCGAGTGCCTGGTGGACGCCGTCCGGGTCGGCCACGAGCTGACCGTGACCGTCGGTGACCCTCTAGCATGA
- a CDS encoding Lrp/AsnC family transcriptional regulator, whose amino-acid sequence MITAIVLIDCATDSIPEVAEALAAQPGVSEVYSVAGNVDLIAVVRVREFDQIAEVIAGRISKVPGVMNTESHIAFRAYSQHDLEEAFAIGLADAD is encoded by the coding sequence GTGATCACCGCGATCGTCCTCATCGACTGCGCGACCGACTCGATTCCCGAGGTGGCCGAGGCGCTCGCCGCCCAGCCCGGGGTCAGCGAGGTCTACTCGGTCGCCGGCAACGTCGACCTGATCGCCGTGGTGCGGGTACGCGAGTTCGACCAGATCGCCGAGGTGATCGCGGGTCGGATCTCGAAGGTGCCCGGTGTGATGAACACCGAGTCGCACATCGCCTTCCGGGCCTACTCCCAGCACGACCTGGAGGAGGCGTTCGCGATCGGCCTCGCCGACGCGGACTGA
- a CDS encoding DUF4142 domain-containing protein: MLAVKRLGIGAGLAMLGLVLVSVAPVSPARAAAPSQQDSQYLQAIHQANLAEIATGNLARQNGTNKQVQDLGSKFVMDHAQLDKQVQSTASSTGVTLPDSPTPDQQAVLSQLQGTSGAAFDTQWISAELTAHLKNIQATQTELAQGSDPAVKKVAQAALPKLQMHFDELLQLARKLGVPVPANPSVGPTPNPSAPSPGRSSGSPSTSPSPSPTSTGNEPGPGSTLSPNPGVS; encoded by the coding sequence ATGTTGGCTGTCAAACGCTTGGGGATAGGTGCCGGTCTGGCGATGCTCGGGTTGGTGCTGGTGAGCGTGGCGCCGGTCAGTCCGGCACGCGCGGCGGCGCCGTCCCAGCAGGATTCGCAGTATCTCCAGGCGATCCACCAGGCCAATCTGGCCGAGATCGCGACCGGGAACCTGGCCCGACAGAATGGTACGAACAAGCAGGTCCAGGACCTTGGGTCGAAATTCGTGATGGATCACGCCCAGTTGGATAAACAGGTGCAGAGCACGGCTTCGTCCACCGGGGTGACCCTGCCGGACTCGCCGACCCCGGACCAGCAGGCGGTCCTGAGCCAGTTGCAGGGGACCAGCGGTGCCGCCTTCGACACCCAGTGGATCTCGGCCGAGCTGACCGCGCACCTGAAGAACATCCAGGCGACCCAGACCGAGCTGGCGCAGGGCTCGGATCCGGCGGTCAAGAAGGTGGCCCAGGCCGCCCTGCCGAAGCTCCAGATGCACTTCGACGAGTTGCTGCAACTGGCCCGGAAGCTGGGCGTACCGGTGCCGGCCAACCCGTCCGTCGGCCCGACCCCGAACCCGAGCGCACCCAGCCCGGGTCGCTCGTCGGGATCGCCGAGCACGAGCCCCAGCCCGAGCCCGACCAGCACCGGCAACGAGCCCGGTCCCGGATCGACGCTCTCGCCCAACCCCGGGGTCAGCTAG
- the qcrB gene encoding cytochrome bc1 complex cytochrome b subunit, whose protein sequence is MKRRKFDVAAVPGKAAGEVDDRLQVATPLRALLNKVFPDHWSFLLGEIALFSFVVLLLTGVFLTFFFEPAMTEVTYNGSYAPLRGAHMSAAYASTLDISFDVRGGLIMRQMHHWAALLFMASIVVHMLRIFFTGAFRKPRELNWIIGTLLFWIGFLAGFSGYSIPDDGLSGTGLRIASAIMLSIPVIGSWLTSSIFNGEFPGDIIISRFYIAHVLLIPGLLLALISAHLGLIFKQKHTQWPGPGRTNSNVVGERMFPRYALKQGGFFMIVFGVIALLGGLFQINPIWLFGPYEAWVVSSASQPDWYVMFLDGSTRLMPAWQINIPIGDGYVIPPLFWPTVVLPGILTMLPIFYPFIEARLNKDNKIHNLLQRPRDNPSRTALGAMAVSFYLVLTLSGANDVIADKFFISLNAMTWAGRIGLLLVPPLAYYVTYRLCLGLQQHDREVLAHGVETGIIRRLPDGRFMEVHQPLADTDEHGHGQLDYVGWVVPKKMNRLGALGPAIRGFFYPIEKPVEAPVSPGHPPVEPLDREEITSKH, encoded by the coding sequence GTGAAGCGCCGAAAGTTCGACGTAGCAGCGGTGCCGGGCAAGGCTGCCGGCGAGGTCGACGACCGGCTACAGGTGGCCACCCCGTTGCGGGCGCTGCTGAACAAGGTGTTCCCGGACCACTGGTCGTTCCTGCTGGGCGAGATCGCGCTGTTCTCGTTCGTCGTACTGCTGCTGACCGGTGTGTTCCTCACCTTCTTCTTCGAGCCGGCGATGACCGAGGTCACGTACAACGGCAGTTACGCGCCGCTGCGCGGGGCGCACATGTCGGCCGCGTACGCCTCCACCCTGGACATCTCGTTCGATGTCCGCGGTGGTCTGATCATGCGGCAGATGCACCACTGGGCCGCGCTGCTGTTCATGGCGTCGATCGTCGTGCACATGCTGCGGATCTTCTTCACCGGCGCGTTCCGCAAGCCGCGTGAGCTGAACTGGATCATCGGTACGCTGCTGTTCTGGATCGGCTTCCTGGCCGGCTTCAGCGGCTACTCCATCCCGGACGACGGCCTGTCCGGCACCGGCCTGCGGATCGCCTCGGCGATCATGCTCTCCATCCCGGTGATCGGTTCCTGGCTCACCTCGTCGATCTTCAACGGCGAGTTCCCCGGCGACATCATCATCAGCCGGTTCTACATCGCCCACGTGCTGCTGATCCCCGGTCTGCTGCTGGCGCTGATCAGCGCCCACCTCGGTCTGATCTTCAAGCAGAAGCACACCCAGTGGCCCGGCCCCGGCCGGACCAACAGCAACGTGGTCGGGGAGCGGATGTTCCCGCGCTACGCGCTGAAGCAGGGCGGCTTCTTCATGATCGTCTTCGGCGTGATCGCGCTGCTCGGCGGTCTGTTCCAGATCAACCCGATCTGGCTCTTCGGCCCGTACGAGGCATGGGTGGTCTCCTCGGCCAGCCAGCCCGACTGGTACGTCATGTTCCTCGACGGCTCCACCCGGTTGATGCCGGCCTGGCAGATCAACATCCCGATCGGTGACGGGTACGTCATCCCGCCGCTGTTCTGGCCGACCGTGGTGCTGCCGGGCATCCTGACCATGTTGCCGATCTTCTACCCGTTCATCGAAGCGCGGTTGAACAAGGACAACAAGATCCACAACCTGTTGCAGCGTCCCCGGGACAACCCCAGCCGTACCGCGCTCGGTGCGATGGCGGTCTCGTTCTACCTGGTGCTGACGCTGTCCGGGGCCAACGACGTCATCGCCGACAAGTTCTTCATCAGCCTGAACGCGATGACGTGGGCCGGTCGGATCGGTCTGCTCCTGGTGCCGCCGCTTGCGTACTACGTCACCTACCGGCTCTGCCTGGGTCTCCAGCAGCACGACCGCGAGGTGCTGGCGCACGGCGTCGAGACCGGCATCATCCGGCGGCTGCCGGACGGTCGGTTCATGGAGGTCCACCAGCCGCTGGCCGACACCGACGAGCATGGCCACGGCCAGCTCGACTACGTCGGCTGGGTGGTCCCGAAGAAGATGAACCGCCTCGGCGCCCTCGGCCCGGCGATCAGGGGCTTCTTCTACCCGATCGAAAAGCCGGTAGAGGCCCCGGTCTCCCCCGGCCACCCCCCGGTAGAACCCCTCGACCGCGAAGAAATCACCAGCAAACACTAA
- the qcrA gene encoding cytochrome bc1 complex Rieske iron-sulfur subunit codes for MSTGTAHGAAEQDELDLHDPRLSNFEVMKEGARRDGIEIVHYEPPFPILGTKAERRLTRTISLFFLLTGLFATAFLAIYIWWPWEYKPGSGDDKIFTPLLGLTLGLALLGVGFGILAWGKKLLPKEVSIQGRHDGGSDPTDRKIAGSTIVYMAEELGFKRRPLLGFAALAGLAPVGLVAAAPLVGGLIQQPHKNNQMFTTGWAPADGGKKIRLTREDGTPLRPEDVSAGGQLTVFPGIEDGVSNKHADSPTLLIHLREDDARRAQIANEDTGHANYMWGNYIAFSKICTHAGCPASLYEQQTNRLLCPCHQSQFLITSNARPVFGPASRRLPQLPIEVDEEGFFVAKSDFTETVGPDFWERP; via the coding sequence ATGAGCACCGGCACCGCGCACGGGGCGGCCGAGCAGGACGAGCTCGACCTGCACGACCCCCGGCTGTCGAACTTCGAGGTCATGAAGGAGGGCGCGCGTCGGGACGGCATCGAGATCGTCCACTACGAGCCGCCGTTCCCGATCCTCGGCACCAAGGCCGAGCGTCGGCTGACCCGTACGATTTCGTTGTTCTTCCTGCTCACCGGCCTGTTCGCGACCGCCTTCCTGGCGATCTACATCTGGTGGCCGTGGGAGTACAAGCCGGGCTCCGGCGACGACAAGATCTTCACCCCGCTGCTCGGCCTGACCCTCGGCCTCGCGCTGCTCGGTGTCGGCTTCGGCATCCTCGCCTGGGGCAAGAAGCTGCTGCCGAAGGAGGTGTCGATCCAGGGTCGGCACGACGGCGGCTCGGACCCGACCGACCGGAAGATCGCCGGTAGCACGATCGTCTACATGGCCGAGGAACTCGGCTTCAAGCGCCGGCCACTGCTCGGCTTCGCCGCGCTGGCCGGGCTCGCCCCGGTGGGTCTGGTGGCGGCGGCGCCGCTGGTCGGTGGTCTGATCCAGCAGCCGCACAAGAACAACCAGATGTTCACCACCGGCTGGGCTCCGGCCGACGGTGGCAAGAAGATCCGGCTGACCCGCGAGGACGGCACGCCGCTGCGCCCCGAGGACGTCAGCGCCGGTGGCCAGCTCACCGTCTTCCCGGGCATCGAGGACGGCGTCAGCAACAAGCACGCCGACTCGCCCACCCTCCTGATCCACCTGCGCGAGGACGACGCCCGCCGGGCCCAGATCGCCAACGAGGACACCGGGCACGCGAACTACATGTGGGGCAACTACATCGCGTTCTCGAAGATCTGCACGCACGCCGGCTGCCCCGCGAGCCTGTACGAGCAGCAGACCAACCGGCTGCTCTGCCCGTGTCACCAGTCGCAGTTCCTGATCACCAGCAACGCCCGTCCGGTATTCGGGCCCGCCAGCCGTCGCCTGCCTCAGCTGCCGATCGAGGTGGACGAGGAAGGCTTCTTCGTGGCGAAGTCCGACTTCACCGAGACCGTCGGGCCAGACTTCTGGGAGCGGCCGTGA
- the qcrC gene encoding cytochrome bc1 complex diheme cytochrome c subunit, with protein sequence MTSDTPSARSGAASPDAGGPGTRASRGDRQRGIFARLRSGRSAPRSRGRRRLGAAVRLVAALILAGGAYTVFAPGLQAQDTPQLSSAAQEGKALFDVSCVSCHGRNAQGIEGRGPSLVGVGSASVEFQVGSGRMPLGRQEAQAERKPPVFNEDQTTQLGQYVQELGGGPQVPEREDLRAGGDVAEGGELYRINCAACHGFGGGGGALSSGKFAPNLKPATDRQLYAAMLTGPQNMPVFGDNQIRPEEKADIIAFVQETLKHEQDPGGFFNLGRFGPSTEGLAIFLVGIVALVFTSLWIAGKS encoded by the coding sequence ATGACTTCTGACACCCCCAGCGCGCGATCCGGCGCGGCCAGCCCCGACGCGGGCGGCCCCGGGACGCGGGCCAGCCGGGGCGATCGCCAACGCGGCATCTTCGCGCGCCTGCGCAGCGGCCGGTCCGCGCCGCGCAGCCGGGGCCGCCGGCGGCTGGGCGCCGCGGTGCGCCTGGTGGCCGCCCTGATCCTGGCCGGCGGTGCCTACACCGTGTTCGCGCCGGGTTTGCAGGCGCAGGACACCCCTCAGCTTTCCAGCGCGGCCCAGGAGGGCAAGGCGCTGTTCGACGTCAGCTGCGTCTCCTGCCACGGCCGCAACGCACAGGGCATCGAGGGCCGCGGGCCGAGCCTGGTCGGCGTCGGTTCCGCCTCGGTCGAGTTCCAGGTGGGTTCCGGCCGGATGCCGCTGGGCCGCCAGGAGGCCCAGGCCGAGCGCAAGCCCCCGGTCTTCAACGAGGACCAGACCACCCAGCTCGGCCAGTACGTCCAGGAACTCGGCGGTGGGCCGCAGGTGCCCGAGCGCGAGGACCTGCGGGCCGGTGGCGACGTCGCCGAGGGTGGCGAGCTCTACCGGATCAACTGTGCCGCGTGCCACGGCTTCGGCGGCGGCGGTGGTGCGCTGTCCTCGGGCAAGTTCGCGCCGAACCTGAAGCCGGCCACCGACCGGCAGCTGTACGCCGCGATGCTCACCGGACCGCAGAACATGCCGGTCTTCGGTGACAACCAGATCCGCCCGGAGGAGAAGGCGGACATCATCGCGTTCGTGCAGGAGACGCTGAAGCACGAGCAGGACCCGGGTGGCTTCTTCAACCTCGGCCGGTTCGGGCCGTCCACCGAGGGTCTGGCCATCTTCCTGGTCGGCATCGTCGCGCTGGTCTTCACCAGTCTCTGGATTGCGGGGAAGTCATGA
- the ctaE gene encoding aa3-type cytochrome oxidase subunit III, with product MTAAPAIDKSRIHSLTRPNMVSVGTIVWLSSELMFFAALFAMYFSIRAAAPEQWEKHTEVLKVPYATTFTVILVLSSVTCQLGVFAAERGDVHALRRWFTLTFVMGLIFVLGQLNEYRSLVHEGVKINADGYGSMFYLTTGFHGLHVTGGLIAFIIFMMRTTMGRFTPAQATSAIVVSYYWHFVDVVWIALYGMIYWLQ from the coding sequence GTGACAGCGGCCCCAGCCATTGACAAGAGCCGGATCCACTCTCTGACGCGTCCCAACATGGTCAGCGTCGGGACGATCGTGTGGCTCTCCAGCGAACTGATGTTCTTCGCGGCGCTCTTCGCGATGTACTTCTCCATCCGTGCGGCTGCCCCGGAGCAGTGGGAGAAGCACACCGAGGTGCTCAAGGTCCCGTACGCGACGACGTTCACGGTGATCCTGGTGTTGTCCTCGGTCACCTGCCAGCTCGGCGTGTTCGCCGCGGAGCGGGGTGACGTGCACGCGCTGCGGCGCTGGTTCACGCTCACCTTCGTGATGGGCCTGATCTTCGTGCTTGGTCAGCTCAACGAGTACCGCAGCCTGGTACACGAGGGCGTCAAGATCAACGCGGACGGCTACGGGTCGATGTTCTATCTGACCACCGGCTTCCACGGCCTACACGTCACCGGTGGTTTGATCGCGTTCATCATCTTCATGATGCGCACCACCATGGGTCGGTTCACCCCGGCTCAGGCCACCTCGGCGATCGTCGTGTCCTACTACTGGCACTTCGTCGACGTCGTGTGGATTGCGCTGTACGGCATGATCTACTGGCTTCAGTGA
- a CDS encoding cytochrome c oxidase assembly protein has product MLRVDPIHTLTSTLTPTLASGEGSGPPPFTVSAIFSQTRLDSWLAVGLVLATGLYLYGVHRLRVRGDHWPVSRTVLFIGPGLGSIAAVTVSGLHAYDTSLLSVHMVQHMVLSMIAPIFLALGAPMTLALRTLTGAPRRRLLAVVHSRVARVLAFPLFAFGLFVVNPFVLYFTDLYRFTLEHAWAHELIHAHFILTGCLFFWPLVGLDPLPGRWPYPARALLMLLSVPFHTVLGLTVMQSTTLFGGDWYPSLALDWSDPWADQKVAGGILWAGGEFVSVTMIAVLVLQWMRQSEREARRVDRELDRQEARERASASAATDPGGPGEVDPPAPVPSGGAPAPTTSSSASG; this is encoded by the coding sequence GTGCTGCGCGTCGATCCGATCCACACCCTCACCTCGACCTTGACGCCGACCCTGGCCTCGGGCGAGGGCTCCGGTCCGCCCCCGTTCACCGTCTCCGCGATCTTCAGCCAGACCAGGCTGGACAGCTGGCTCGCGGTCGGGCTGGTGCTCGCCACCGGCCTCTACCTGTACGGCGTTCACCGACTACGGGTACGCGGCGACCACTGGCCGGTCTCCCGAACCGTGCTGTTCATCGGCCCCGGACTCGGCTCGATAGCGGCGGTCACGGTCAGCGGGCTGCACGCGTACGACACGTCGCTGCTGTCCGTACACATGGTCCAGCACATGGTGTTGTCCATGATCGCGCCGATCTTCCTGGCGCTCGGCGCCCCGATGACCCTCGCTCTGCGTACGCTCACCGGTGCGCCGCGTCGCCGACTGCTCGCCGTGGTGCACAGCCGGGTGGCCCGGGTGCTCGCCTTCCCGCTGTTCGCCTTCGGCCTGTTCGTGGTGAACCCGTTCGTGCTCTATTTCACGGACCTCTACCGCTTCACCCTCGAACACGCCTGGGCCCACGAGCTGATCCACGCCCATTTCATCCTCACCGGCTGCCTGTTCTTCTGGCCACTGGTCGGGCTGGACCCGCTGCCGGGACGCTGGCCGTACCCGGCGCGGGCGCTGCTGATGCTGCTCTCGGTGCCGTTCCACACCGTGCTGGGGCTCACCGTGATGCAGAGCACCACCCTCTTCGGCGGCGACTGGTACCCCTCGCTCGCCCTCGACTGGTCCGACCCGTGGGCCGACCAGAAGGTCGCCGGCGGCATCCTCTGGGCTGGTGGCGAGTTCGTCAGCGTGACAATGATCGCGGTTCTGGTACTCCAGTGGATGCGCCAGTCCGAGCGCGAGGCCCGCCGGGTCGACCGGGAACTCGACCGCCAGGAGGCCCGAGAACGCGCCTCCGCCTCCGCCGCCACCGATCCCGGCGGACCCGGCGAGGTCGACCCGCCCGCCCCGGTCCCGTCCGGTGGTGCCCCCGCCCCGACCACGTCGAGCAGCGCATCGGGCTGA
- the trpD gene encoding anthranilate phosphoribosyltransferase, producing the protein MGERTWSNLLAALLRAEELSTADTAWAMGEIMSGSATPVQIAGFAMALRAKGETSAELGGLVEAMLSNAVLVDLPDEIRAGSVDVVGTGGDRAHTVNISTMTAMVVAGAGVRVVKHGNRAASSSCGAADLLEFLGIPLDLSPAGVARCVTEVGIGFCFAARFHPGMRHASVPRRELGVPTAFNFLGPLTNPGRPRAAAVGCFDQRMAPVMAGVFAARGDSVLVLRGEDGLDEFSTAAPTRVWIASNGRVTETVLDSVDLGLPRSAPGDLRGGDATFNADAARRLLAGERGPVRDAVLVNTAAALAAAGGRLDGDLTASLREGLRVAEESIDSGAAARTLDRWIEVATTAKASEEG; encoded by the coding sequence GTGGGCGAACGGACCTGGTCGAACCTTCTCGCCGCGCTGCTGCGTGCGGAGGAACTGTCCACCGCCGACACGGCCTGGGCGATGGGCGAGATCATGTCCGGGTCGGCCACCCCGGTCCAGATCGCCGGGTTCGCGATGGCGCTGCGCGCCAAGGGCGAGACCTCCGCCGAGCTGGGCGGCCTGGTCGAGGCGATGCTCTCCAACGCGGTGCTGGTCGACCTGCCGGACGAGATCCGGGCCGGCTCGGTCGACGTGGTCGGCACCGGCGGCGACCGGGCGCACACGGTCAACATCTCCACCATGACCGCGATGGTGGTGGCCGGGGCCGGCGTACGGGTGGTCAAGCACGGCAACCGGGCCGCCTCCTCCTCGTGCGGTGCCGCCGACCTGCTCGAATTCCTCGGCATCCCGCTCGACCTCAGCCCGGCCGGGGTCGCCCGGTGTGTCACCGAGGTCGGCATCGGCTTCTGTTTCGCCGCCCGGTTCCACCCCGGCATGCGACACGCCTCGGTCCCGCGCCGGGAGCTCGGCGTGCCGACCGCCTTCAACTTCCTCGGCCCGCTGACCAACCCGGGCCGCCCACGGGCCGCCGCCGTCGGCTGCTTCGACCAGCGGATGGCGCCGGTGATGGCCGGCGTGTTCGCCGCCCGTGGCGACTCGGTGCTGGTGCTGCGCGGCGAGGACGGGCTGGACGAGTTCAGCACCGCCGCGCCGACCCGGGTGTGGATCGCCAGCAACGGCCGGGTGACCGAGACCGTGCTCGACTCGGTCGACCTCGGCCTGCCCCGCTCCGCCCCGGGCGACCTGCGCGGCGGCGACGCGACCTTCAACGCCGACGCGGCCCGCCGGCTGCTCGCCGGGGAACGCGGACCGGTACGGGACGCGGTGCTGGTCAACACGGCCGCCGCGCTGGCCGCCGCAGGGGGCCGCCTGGACGGCGATCTGACCGCCTCGTTGCGCGAGGGCCTGCGGGTCGCCGAGGAGTCGATCGACTCCGGCGCCGCAGCCAGGACCCTCGACCGTTGGATCGAGGTCGCCACGACCGCCAAGGCGTCCGAAGAGGGCTGA
- a CDS encoding cytochrome c oxidase subunit 4 codes for MKSEWRLFGILAVFLFIATFVYAGWTDGQMGHVDWVGSTALALSTLLLLMCGGFFWFVSRRIDPRPEDRPDAEIAEGAGEIGFFSPGSYWPFGLAVSASIVGLGLVFWQWWLIGVGGLAIIFSTCGLLFEYYSGTRRTAEH; via the coding sequence ATGAAGTCTGAGTGGCGCCTCTTCGGCATCCTCGCGGTCTTTCTGTTCATCGCGACCTTCGTCTACGCGGGTTGGACCGATGGCCAGATGGGCCACGTCGACTGGGTCGGCAGCACCGCGCTGGCGCTGTCCACCCTGCTCCTGTTGATGTGCGGTGGTTTCTTCTGGTTCGTCTCCCGGCGGATCGACCCGCGCCCGGAGGACCGGCCGGACGCGGAGATCGCCGAGGGCGCGGGGGAGATCGGCTTCTTCAGCCCCGGCAGCTACTGGCCGTTCGGTCTGGCCGTGTCAGCCAGCATCGTCGGCCTCGGCCTGGTGTTCTGGCAGTGGTGGCTGATCGGGGTCGGTGGGCTCGCGATCATCTTCTCCACCTGCGGCCTGCTCTTCGAGTACTACTCCGGCACCCGGCGCACCGCCGAGCACTGA